A genomic segment from Acyrthosiphon pisum isolate AL4f chromosome A3, pea_aphid_22Mar2018_4r6ur, whole genome shotgun sequence encodes:
- the LOC100573681 gene encoding uncharacterized protein LOC100573681, whose protein sequence is MTCSNAALNSHLECVKYARENGCPWDKNTCSNAALKGHLDRLTYARENGCPWDEKTCSDAALNGHLECLAYAWENGCPWDENTCSNAALNGHLECLKYARENGCPWDEKTCSDAALNGHLECMTYAWENGCPWNGKTCSDAALNGHLDCLTYAREHQCPWDKRTCINAAKYGHLECLKYAWENGCRLDRDMCSIAAWNGHLECLKYARENGCPWDEETCSFAAYFGQLDCLKYARENGCPWDEETCSNAAFRGHLECLKYARENGCPWNIDTCNMAARRDQFECLVYAYERGCPWDIVNNSGSSRNSKCFEYASKIWSQYYPRTSEN, encoded by the coding sequence ATGACATGCAGCAACGCTGCGTTGAACAGTCACCTGGAGTGCGTgaaatacgcacgggaaaacgggtgcccttggGACAAGAATACGTGCAGCAACGCCGCATTAAAAGGTCACCTGGACCGTCTGACTTatgcacgggaaaacgggtgcccctgGGATGAGAAGACGTGCAGCGACGCCGCGTTGAACGGTCACCTGGAGTGCCTGGCTTACGCATGGGAAAACGGGTGTCCTTGGGACGAGAATACGTGCAGCAACGCCGCGTTGAACGGTCACCTGGAGTGCCTgaaatacgcacgggaaaacgggtgcccttggGACGAGAAGACATGCAGCGACGCCGCGTTGAACGGTCACCTGGAGTGCATGACTTACGCatgggaaaacgggtgcccgtggAACGGGAAGACATGCAGCGATGCCGCGTTGAACGGTCACCTGGACTGTCTGACTTACGCACGGGAACACCAGTGCCCCTGGGACAAGCGTACGTGCATAAACGCCGCAAAATACGGTCACCTGGAGTGCCTGAAATACGCATGGGAAAATGGGTGCCGTTTGGATAGGGATATGTGCAGCATCGCCGCGTGGAACGGTCACCTGGAGTGCCTgaaatacgcacgggaaaacgggtgcccctgGGATGAGGAGACGTGCAGCTTCGCCGCATATTTCGGTCAGCTGGACTGTCTgaaatacgcacgggaaaatggGTGTCCCTGGGACGAGGAGACGTGCAGCAACGCAGCGTTTAGAGGTCACCTGGAGTGCCTgaaatacgcacgggaaaacgggtgcccgtggAACATCGACACGTGCAACATGGCAGCGCGCCGTGACCAGTTTGAATGTTTGGTGTACGCCTACGAGAGAGGGTGCCCGTGGGACATTGTTAATAACTCGGGTAGTTCAAGGAACTCGAAATGCTTTGAATACGCTAGCAAAATATGGTCCCAGTATTATCCTCGTACCTCCGAGAATTGA